The proteins below come from a single Prolixibacter sp. NT017 genomic window:
- a CDS encoding phosphate acyltransferase yields MVINRLEDLFEAVKGRPRRKLIAAYANDQHTIVAISKAIDLGLIDGILVGDKEVIQEVCRHENIYPAKFTIVHQPNDQLAATESVTMINNGEGDIIMKGLVSTDKFMRAILNKENGLLPPGAVLSHVTAMEIPNHPKLLIASDVAIIPEPDLKQKVQMINYMVQTATALGIENPKVAAIAPTELVLPGLQSCSEAALLSKMNERGQIKGCVVDGPLALDAAVDEEAAQIKGIKSPVAGKADCLLFPDLNSGNVFYKTNTKLAGAESAASLVGAKVPAVLASRGDSIETKLYSIALAAMLAK; encoded by the coding sequence ATGGTAATTAATCGACTGGAAGATCTTTTTGAGGCCGTAAAAGGCCGTCCACGGCGCAAGTTAATTGCGGCATACGCCAATGACCAACACACGATTGTAGCCATCAGTAAAGCCATCGATCTGGGATTGATTGACGGCATTTTAGTGGGAGATAAGGAAGTTATCCAAGAAGTTTGTCGTCACGAAAATATTTACCCGGCCAAGTTTACCATTGTTCATCAGCCCAACGATCAGCTGGCTGCTACTGAGTCGGTGACAATGATTAACAACGGTGAAGGCGACATTATCATGAAAGGCCTGGTGAGCACTGATAAATTCATGCGCGCCATTCTCAACAAGGAAAATGGACTGTTGCCTCCGGGTGCGGTTTTGAGTCACGTAACTGCAATGGAAATTCCTAATCATCCCAAACTGCTTATTGCCAGTGATGTGGCGATTATTCCCGAGCCGGATTTGAAGCAGAAAGTACAGATGATTAACTATATGGTACAAACGGCTACTGCTCTGGGAATAGAGAATCCGAAAGTAGCTGCTATTGCACCAACTGAATTGGTATTACCTGGTTTGCAGTCCTGCTCCGAGGCAGCGCTTCTGTCGAAAATGAATGAACGCGGCCAGATTAAAGGCTGCGTGGTTGATGGTCCGTTGGCTTTGGATGCAGCTGTTGATGAGGAAGCAGCGCAAATAAAAGGAATCAAAAGTCCCGTTGCCGGGAAGGCTGATTGTCTTCTGTTCCCCGACCTGAATTCCGGTAACGTATTCTATAAAACCAATACCAAACTGGCTGGCGCCGAATCGGCTGCTTCATTAGTTGGTGCAAAAGTGCCCGCTGTGTTGGCTTCCCGCGGCGATTCCATCGAAACCAAGTTATATTCGATTGCTTTGGCAGCCATGTTGGCTAAGTAA
- a CDS encoding acetate/propionate family kinase, with product MNILVLNCGSSSIKYQLLSVRGSDNLMAKGILDRIGIEGSCLLHKVPNQEDYLVKTEIKNHKTGIGLILKTLTDPEVGVLNKLEDIEAVGHRVAHGGETFTEARIIDEDVKKGIRDCFELAPLHNPGNYDGIKAMEELLPGVPQVAVFDTAFHQTMTPDVYLYSLPYDYYERLRVRRYGFHGTSHKYVAEKACKFLNRDIRNQKIITCHLGNGASITAINGGKSVDTSMGFTPNEGLMMGTRSGSIDPGALLYIGCREGMDSNELNDMLNKESGVKGVSQLSSDMRDLATAAREGNDRARLALKMYANRVKQYIGAYAAELNGLDILVFTGGIGENNDYVRDLVCRDMQYLGVIFDEEKNIGLHGQDEIISIPGSHVTVMTVTTNEELVIARETYNLVNVE from the coding sequence ATGAACATCCTTGTCCTGAACTGTGGAAGTTCGTCTATCAAATACCAGCTGCTTTCGGTTCGCGGAAGCGACAACTTGATGGCCAAAGGCATTCTCGACCGCATTGGTATCGAAGGAAGCTGTTTGCTGCACAAGGTTCCGAACCAGGAAGATTACCTGGTGAAGACCGAAATCAAAAATCACAAAACCGGTATAGGGCTTATCCTGAAGACGCTTACCGATCCGGAGGTCGGTGTTTTGAATAAGCTGGAAGATATTGAAGCGGTAGGGCATCGCGTAGCGCACGGAGGTGAAACATTTACCGAGGCCCGCATCATCGATGAGGATGTGAAAAAAGGCATCCGCGACTGTTTCGAACTGGCTCCGTTGCACAATCCTGGCAATTACGATGGAATCAAAGCCATGGAAGAGTTGCTCCCCGGAGTTCCGCAGGTAGCTGTTTTCGACACGGCGTTCCACCAAACCATGACGCCGGATGTTTACCTTTATTCATTGCCCTACGATTATTACGAGCGGTTGCGCGTTCGTCGTTACGGTTTTCACGGAACCAGTCATAAATACGTGGCAGAGAAAGCCTGTAAATTTCTGAACCGCGATATCAGAAATCAGAAAATCATTACCTGCCATTTGGGAAATGGAGCTTCTATCACAGCGATCAACGGAGGCAAGTCAGTTGATACCTCCATGGGATTTACTCCCAACGAAGGGTTGATGATGGGAACACGAAGCGGTTCCATCGATCCGGGCGCGCTGTTGTATATCGGCTGCCGCGAAGGAATGGACAGCAACGAGTTGAATGACATGCTGAACAAGGAGAGTGGCGTGAAAGGTGTTTCGCAACTTTCGTCCGACATGCGCGACTTGGCTACAGCTGCCCGCGAAGGAAACGACCGGGCGCGACTCGCATTGAAAATGTATGCTAACCGGGTGAAGCAGTACATTGGTGCTTATGCTGCCGAGTTGAACGGTCTCGATATTCTGGTATTTACCGGGGGAATTGGCGAGAACAACGATTATGTACGGGATTTGGTCTGTCGGGATATGCAATACCTCGGGGTTATTTTTGATGAGGAAAAGAATATAGGGCTGCATGGACAGGATGAAATCATTTCCATTCCGGGTTCTCATGTGACGGTGATGACCGTGACCACAAACGAAGAACTGGTGATTGCCCGGGAAACATACAACCTTGTTAATGTAGAATGA